TCAAAAATAACGATAATACCCCGATCCGTTTCCATTCGAATTAAACGGCCGAATCCCTGCTTAAATCGTAAAATAGCTTCAGGCAATGAATAATCAGAAAAGGCATTCCCACCTTGTCTTTTAACAAATTCACATTTTGCCTCAGTAAATGGTTCTTCCGGCGAGCTAAATGGAAGTCTGACAATCACAAGGCAAGACAAATCTTCTCCAGGAATATCAATTCCCTCCCAAAAACTACTTGTACCAAGCAAAATCGCTTTTTCATATCTTTGGAAATTTCTTGTAAGTCTTGTCCGACTTCCACTCGTAATCCCCTGAGCAATAAGAGCAAAGTCTTCTAAAAAACCACTTTCTTTTATCAGATCATATGTTTTTCGGAGCATTTCATGGGAAGTAAATAGAATAAGCATTCTCCCCCTTGTTGCTTCGGCAATTGTAATAAGATGCTCTGTTATTGCCACAACATAATCATCTACCGAAACCGATTTAATCTCCGGCAAATCATCTGGGATAAGGAGTTGAATCTGGTTTTTGTAATCGAATGGTGATGGTATTGTTAATGTATTTGTTGAAATCGGATCAATCCCCAATTCCCTCATCACAAATTCATATGATTGGTTAACAGTCAAGGTGGCCGATGTAACCACAATCCCTTTTTTCTTTTGAAAAAATTCAGTTTTAAGCGAAGGTGCAATTGACGCAGGTAGGGCAAAAATGGTTGTTACATTTTGTGTAGAGCGTAAGTCGATTTCAATCCATCTAACAAAATCTGAATCCCTCAACATCATTTCCCGAATATTTTCTCTCAAATCGTCAAGCTCTAGTATGAAAACATTCAATTCTTCTAGAAGATTTTTTTGGTCATATGTAAGAGTTTCCTTTACATTTTCAAATAATTCCATTCGTTTCTCAAATAGGAGTTTTATATCCTTAAGCAAAAAAGCAAATCGTTCTGCACAATGGACAAGTGCAGACATTTCTCTTTCTTGTTCGTTTAAAGAAAGTTTTACTTTCAACCTTTTTATTCCTTTAACATTTCCATTTTTTTTATTTGCAAGAATGGCAGCCATTTTAAAGAACTCGTCATTTTCATAAAATAAATTCGAGATAAGCTGGTTAAGCTCGGATGTTGGAATAATTTCTTCCTGTTTAACCTGGATCGTTTTTATAAGTTCTTCTACTCTATAAAAAAGCAGCCTTTGCTCATAAAGACCTAATTGTCCTAATAACAATCGAACAGTTAAGTAATCTAAAGAGCAACCAAAAAAATTAGAGGCTACCTTTTCTAAATGGTGTCCTTCATCAATGATCGCATAATCATAATCCGGCAAAATAGGATGAAAAGCCGCAAGATCGCTTAATAAAAGAGAATGATTAGTTATGATAATATCCGCAGTCTCTGCCTCTTTCCTTGCCCTAAAATAAAAATCCCTTTCCTGCCACTTTCTATTCTGACTGAAAATAGGTTGTTCATTTTTTATTTTATTCCAGTAAAGTAGGCCACCACTAGATAAATTTAATTCATCTTTGTCACCTGTTTCTGTTTCCATAAGCCAGATTAATATCTGCATTTTTGTTAATGTCGTATCGTAATTATCTTCTTCTACCTTTAAGGATTGAACAAACTTCTCCAAATTTAGGTAGTGGTTCCGTCCCTTTAATAAAACTGTCTTAACATTAAATGGAACGATTTTTGAAAGCAAGGGAATTTCTTTGTTCATCAATTGTTCTTGAAGCTGAATGGTGTGTGTGCTGATTACTACGGGAAATCTATTATTTTTTGCAAAATAAGCAGCAGGTAAAAGGTAGCCAATCGATTTTCCAATTCCTGTTCCAGCCTCTATTAACGTATGGTTCTTGTCAAGGAATGAATGATAAACGGCGTCCATCATCCTGAATTGACCTATTCTCTTCTTGTACGAATCAAATGCATTATCTAATATTCCTATTTTTTCTTCATCAGTTTCAGGGTAATGGTACATATCACTATTTAATGATTGGTATACATTTTGCATATGTCTTTTTAAAGCTATTCCATTAAAAATTTCAATCGTTTTAGGAAGCTCTTCAATAGTTTTTCTTTTTTCTACTAATAATTCATCAAGTAATTGTTGTATATCACTTTTTAATCCACCTGAAAGGACCATAAGCTCTTCTAGGGTCTTATTAGGAATCAAAGCAAGCTTGTTTAATAATATCTGTAGCAACTCTGCAGTAACTTGTGCATCACTATCTGCTTGATGTGGACGATCATGTTGTAAATCCTCCCTTTCAGCCAAATCGGATAATTTATAGCCATCTGCAGTTGGGTAAAGGAATCTGGCCAATTCAACTGTATCTAAAATAGGACCATAAAAACCTTCATGGCCTGCCTGTACCAATTCCTCCTGAAGAAAAGATAAATCAAATAAAACATTATGGGCGACAAAATAGGCATCATCTAATAATGAAACGATTTTAGATGCTACTTCTGAAAAAACAGGTGCAGCTTCTACCATCTCATTATTTAATCCGGTCAATTCTTCAATAAAGGCCGGAATAGGCTTATGAGGATTGATTAGTGATGAAAATTTTTCTGTTATTTTTCCATCCTCTATGACTACTGCAGCAAACTGGATAATTTTTTCGCCCTTTTTAGGGAGATTTCCAGTTGTTTCTAAATCAATTACAACAAATTTATTTAACATTTTACAAACACCTCAAACCTTTGTACATAAACGGTACCACAAAAAGATGAAAAGAAAAAGAATCCCTAGCAAATGAGAAATAGACTTTTAAAAATAGTATATACTAACTTTCCCTAGAAAGGAAAAATCCCCAAAATTGGGGATTATAAAATCGTAAGTGCCGGTTCTGAATGTATCATTTCTATTATATGATTATTTCCATCCATTATTGCAACCTTTGGTTTGTGGTGAGGTACTTTTTCCTCTGGGATCATTACATAAGAGATAATGATAACAATATCCCCTTGTTGAACAAGACGGGCAGCTGCTCCATTTAAACAAATAACGCCACTACCTCTTTTTCCAGGGATGATATAAGTTTCCAAACGAGCTCCATTATTATTATTAACGATAGCCACTTTTTCGTTAGCAACCATGCCGACCGCATCTAAAAGATCTTCATCAATGGTTATACTTCCTACATAATTCAAATTAGCTTCCGTAACTGTTGCCCGATGAATTTTACCGTTCATCATGGTGCGAAACATAGCTCTTCCTCCTAAATATTTTCCTAATTTACATCCATCATTACATTATCAATTAACCGAACCCTTGAAAATTTAACTGCAAGTGCAATTATTATAGAACCCTTTATTTTTTCCAATCGGTTCAAGCTGGGATAACTATAAACTTCGATATAATCTACAATGCCACTTGTCTCATCTTTTATATGTCGTTCAATTAATTGAATAACATTTATTGGATTCCGTTCCCCGTTTTCAATTGTCTCCCGTGCAATTTGTAAACTTCTGTAAAGAGCGGTTGCTTGTTTTCTTTCATCATGAAGTAACTTCACATTTCGTGAACTTTTCGCAAGTCCATCCTCTT
The Neobacillus sp. PS3-40 genome window above contains:
- the dinG gene encoding ATP-dependent DNA helicase DinG produces the protein MLNKFVVIDLETTGNLPKKGEKIIQFAAVVIEDGKITEKFSSLINPHKPIPAFIEELTGLNNEMVEAAPVFSEVASKIVSLLDDAYFVAHNVLFDLSFLQEELVQAGHEGFYGPILDTVELARFLYPTADGYKLSDLAEREDLQHDRPHQADSDAQVTAELLQILLNKLALIPNKTLEELMVLSGGLKSDIQQLLDELLVEKRKTIEELPKTIEIFNGIALKRHMQNVYQSLNSDMYHYPETDEEKIGILDNAFDSYKKRIGQFRMMDAVYHSFLDKNHTLIEAGTGIGKSIGYLLPAAYFAKNNRFPVVISTHTIQLQEQLMNKEIPLLSKIVPFNVKTVLLKGRNHYLNLEKFVQSLKVEEDNYDTTLTKMQILIWLMETETGDKDELNLSSGGLLYWNKIKNEQPIFSQNRKWQERDFYFRARKEAETADIIITNHSLLLSDLAAFHPILPDYDYAIIDEGHHLEKVASNFFGCSLDYLTVRLLLGQLGLYEQRLLFYRVEELIKTIQVKQEEIIPTSELNQLISNLFYENDEFFKMAAILANKKNGNVKGIKRLKVKLSLNEQEREMSALVHCAERFAFLLKDIKLLFEKRMELFENVKETLTYDQKNLLEELNVFILELDDLRENIREMMLRDSDFVRWIEIDLRSTQNVTTIFALPASIAPSLKTEFFQKKKGIVVTSATLTVNQSYEFVMRELGIDPISTNTLTIPSPFDYKNQIQLLIPDDLPEIKSVSVDDYVVAITEHLITIAEATRGRMLILFTSHEMLRKTYDLIKESGFLEDFALIAQGITSGSRTRLTRNFQRYEKAILLGTSSFWEGIDIPGEDLSCLVIVRLPFSSPEEPFTEAKCEFVKRQGGNAFSDYSLPEAILRFKQGFGRLIRMETDRGIIVIFDKRIVSTNYGYAFLKSIPAIPVKNGPINELVEVIHSWL
- the panD gene encoding aspartate 1-decarboxylase — encoded protein: MFRTMMNGKIHRATVTEANLNYVGSITIDEDLLDAVGMVANEKVAIVNNNNGARLETYIIPGKRGSGVICLNGAAARLVQQGDIVIIISYVMIPEEKVPHHKPKVAIMDGNNHIIEMIHSEPALTIL